In one window of Tumebacillus algifaecis DNA:
- the terS gene encoding phage terminase small subunit, which yields MARKASPEYEQAKKLYLDSGGSMPLVEIATMVGKADSQIRKWKSTKKWDEELKGNVTKSNGNVTELGKGNVTVSDAPLTLSGQPAKRPHMLGNQRAQGGRGNPSPRKNFGNKGGGAPIGNENAVAHGFFRSQLPERLQGLFDQVQNMDLVDMAWNNLSLTMTVMLDSLQQLAAIQSERRMVKKKKFVIPADDEGAPIEIEGELLQEIEWEHHTALDQQAKALVALDRQQARLDNQIRKFLELADKDDERRLKLELMQSQIDRAKLDVERIKADVGRDDDEGLRIVVDYGDGDDEE from the coding sequence ATGGCGAGAAAAGCATCGCCTGAGTACGAACAAGCAAAAAAGCTCTATCTTGATTCCGGTGGTTCAATGCCGCTTGTAGAGATCGCGACCATGGTTGGCAAAGCTGACAGTCAGATCCGCAAATGGAAGTCCACAAAGAAGTGGGACGAAGAACTGAAAGGTAACGTTACTAAATCGAATGGTAACGTTACTGAATTAGGCAAAGGTAACGTTACCGTATCCGACGCGCCGCTGACGCTATCCGGTCAGCCTGCTAAGCGGCCACACATGCTTGGCAATCAGCGGGCCCAAGGCGGGCGAGGCAATCCTTCGCCAAGGAAGAACTTCGGCAACAAAGGCGGGGGCGCGCCGATCGGCAACGAGAATGCTGTTGCCCACGGCTTTTTTCGCTCGCAACTTCCGGAGCGCCTACAGGGGCTGTTTGACCAAGTGCAAAACATGGATCTAGTAGACATGGCGTGGAACAACCTCTCGCTGACTATGACGGTCATGCTTGACAGCCTGCAGCAACTAGCCGCGATACAGAGCGAGCGTCGTATGGTGAAGAAGAAGAAGTTCGTTATACCTGCAGACGATGAGGGGGCGCCGATCGAAATCGAGGGGGAACTCCTCCAGGAAATCGAATGGGAGCACCACACTGCACTCGATCAGCAGGCAAAAGCGTTGGTCGCACTCGATCGGCAGCAGGCCCGGCTTGACAACCAGATCCGCAAGTTCTTGGAGTTGGCCGACAAGGATGACGAGCGCCGTTTGAAGTTGGAGCTGATGCAGTCTCAAATCGATAGAGCGAAACTGGATGTGGAGCGAATTAAGGCTGATGTCGGCAGGGACGACGATGAAGGTTTGCGCATCGTTGTCGATTATGGCGATGGTGATGACGAAGAATGA
- a CDS encoding major capsid protein encodes MPDIFDLINPKSIATYYETQTSNNIPYLGATLFPAKKKLGLDLKWIKGSKGLPVALMPSEFDAKATLRDRIGFKMNETEMPFFREAMRLGEKDRQELMRLADSANESYVMPLVNAIYDDVTNLVNGALVNPERMIMQLLSSGKIKITANRLSYDYDYRMPAAQKTTLTSDAKWSNPEANIIGDIQEWMEKVEEGPSGVRPTKAICTRKTWSYIMKNIPIRRDMNPLGGENIIMTDSMMKQYLLTKLGLSIAVYNKKFSLQDGSMHQFYPDDYFTLIPDGTLGNTWFGTTPEEADLMTGNTDAQVSVVNTGVAITTIKEPHPVNIQTIVSAIVLPSFESIDTIFIAKVA; translated from the coding sequence ATGCCGGACATTTTTGATCTGATCAACCCGAAAAGCATCGCAACGTACTACGAAACTCAAACTTCGAACAACATCCCGTACCTCGGCGCTACGCTGTTCCCGGCTAAAAAGAAGCTTGGTCTTGACCTCAAGTGGATCAAGGGCTCGAAAGGATTGCCGGTTGCACTGATGCCGTCCGAGTTCGACGCGAAAGCAACTTTGCGTGACCGTATCGGTTTTAAAATGAACGAGACTGAGATGCCGTTTTTCCGCGAAGCCATGCGGCTCGGTGAGAAAGATCGGCAAGAGCTCATGCGGCTGGCGGATTCGGCAAACGAAAGTTACGTCATGCCGCTTGTGAACGCGATCTACGACGATGTGACCAATTTGGTCAACGGCGCACTGGTCAATCCGGAGCGGATGATCATGCAACTATTGTCCTCTGGCAAAATCAAGATCACAGCGAACCGACTCAGCTACGATTACGATTATCGGATGCCTGCCGCGCAGAAAACCACGCTCACTTCTGATGCGAAGTGGAGCAATCCGGAAGCGAACATCATTGGAGACATCCAAGAATGGATGGAGAAGGTGGAAGAAGGTCCTAGCGGTGTTCGGCCGACCAAAGCTATCTGCACGCGGAAAACGTGGTCTTACATCATGAAAAATATTCCGATCCGACGCGACATGAACCCGCTTGGTGGCGAGAACATCATCATGACCGATTCTATGATGAAGCAGTATCTGCTGACAAAGCTCGGTCTGAGCATCGCGGTGTACAACAAGAAATTCTCGCTCCAAGACGGCAGCATGCACCAGTTCTATCCGGACGACTACTTCACGCTCATCCCTGATGGAACGCTCGGCAACACTTGGTTCGGCACGACGCCGGAAGAAGCAGACTTGATGACTGGTAATACCGACGCCCAAGTCTCCGTCGTGAACACAGGTGTTGCGATCACCACTATCAAAGAGCCGCACCCCGTCAACATCCAGACGATCGTTTCGGCGATCGTGCTGCCGAGTTTCGAATCCATCGACACGATTTTCATCGCGAAAGTGGCGTAG
- a CDS encoding minor capsid protein yields the protein MKSDAYWSERLEALNESQLQKGEKYIRTMQREYDKAMASIQRDIDVFYQRFAENNRIDLATARQVLTAGQLKEFHWTVEEYIQRGRENAVDQRWMRQLENASIKVRVSRLEALQTQMRQHVEVLSAKQQAGAQRLLGGIYADNYHRSLFEVQRGTGVGSSFAKLDTAQLEKILSKPWAPDGSNFSSRIWKDKEKLVAELQTALTQSLVRGDPSDRVIREFAKRMDVSQSVARRLILTESAYFAGQSRLDAYGEMNVEQYKYTATLDGRTSQTCRHMDGEIFPVSEAQAGVNYPPLHAHCRSTTIPHFHDNVKERAARNANGETYDVPGDMTYEEWRKERVEKAAKVPGTSPDPLPSAQQEPIKVVETLPPTSSREKTLNQIKRYEDSIRSETTRHVYIATAKGEVMHTSNASGGLSIAEFGERLKDSILTHNHPPVGGLHGGSFSRSDVVAFVGYGMREMRAVDAEHTYSLRRSAALDIKLDELDRMMQIAEMAYKAKLTTKSALAGFDAAHLFMLALTALVAGLSYEREEVNDEQRGAL from the coding sequence GTGAAGTCGGATGCTTACTGGTCTGAGCGACTTGAAGCGTTGAATGAATCGCAGTTGCAGAAAGGCGAGAAGTACATCCGCACGATGCAGCGCGAGTACGACAAAGCGATGGCATCCATACAGCGCGACATCGACGTGTTCTATCAGCGCTTTGCCGAGAACAACCGCATCGACCTTGCTACCGCGCGCCAAGTGCTCACGGCAGGCCAACTGAAAGAGTTCCACTGGACGGTTGAAGAGTACATTCAGCGCGGCCGCGAGAATGCGGTGGATCAACGATGGATGCGGCAGTTGGAGAACGCCAGTATCAAAGTCCGTGTGAGCCGCTTGGAGGCATTGCAAACGCAGATGCGGCAACATGTCGAAGTCTTGTCTGCAAAGCAACAGGCAGGCGCACAGAGGCTTTTGGGGGGTATCTATGCAGACAACTACCATCGCTCATTGTTTGAAGTCCAGCGCGGGACAGGGGTCGGCTCTTCGTTTGCCAAGTTGGATACCGCGCAGCTCGAAAAGATCCTCAGCAAGCCCTGGGCACCTGATGGTTCGAACTTCAGCTCCCGAATCTGGAAGGATAAAGAGAAGTTGGTGGCGGAGCTGCAAACGGCATTGACGCAAAGCCTGGTCCGTGGCGATCCATCTGACCGCGTGATACGCGAATTCGCAAAGCGCATGGATGTTTCGCAGTCGGTAGCGCGGCGGTTGATCTTGACCGAGTCGGCGTACTTCGCTGGACAGTCACGTCTCGATGCCTACGGCGAAATGAACGTCGAACAGTACAAGTACACTGCTACTCTGGACGGCAGGACATCGCAGACCTGCCGACACATGGACGGTGAAATTTTTCCCGTCTCGGAAGCTCAGGCAGGCGTCAACTATCCACCGCTCCACGCACATTGCCGATCGACCACGATTCCGCATTTCCATGACAACGTAAAAGAGCGCGCGGCACGGAATGCCAACGGCGAGACTTACGATGTGCCGGGCGACATGACATATGAAGAGTGGCGAAAGGAGCGCGTTGAAAAAGCGGCCAAAGTGCCGGGCACTTCGCCCGACCCGTTACCTTCAGCGCAGCAAGAGCCGATCAAGGTCGTGGAGACGTTGCCACCGACGAGTAGCCGCGAGAAAACGCTGAACCAGATCAAGCGGTATGAAGACTCGATCCGATCCGAAACCACGCGCCACGTCTACATTGCGACCGCAAAAGGCGAGGTGATGCACACATCCAATGCATCTGGCGGACTGAGTATCGCAGAGTTCGGTGAGCGCCTCAAAGACAGCATTCTCACGCACAATCACCCGCCCGTTGGCGGACTGCATGGCGGTTCGTTCAGCCGCTCTGACGTGGTGGCCTTTGTCGGATACGGAATGCGAGAAATGCGCGCCGTGGATGCCGAGCACACGTACTCGCTCCGCCGATCGGCCGCGTTAGACATCAAACTCGACGAGCTCGACAGGATGATGCAGATTGCAGAGATGGCGTACAAAGCCAAACTCACGACCAAATCAGCACTGGCAGGTTTTGATGCGGCTCACCTGTTTATGCTCGCGCTGACGGCTCTGGTGGCTGGCTTGAGCTACGAGCGGGAGGAGGTCAACGATGAACAGAGAGGAGCGCTGTAA
- a CDS encoding phage scaffolding protein: MDWLKKLLEAANLSAEQVSAIEKGVAENYKLHISPEKAKELTELKAQLEKDIKDRDKQLTDLKAAAGNNDELKKQIETLQTENKTKETEYQAKLSDMSVNSAIKLALAGKAHDPDLIANLLDKSKIEVNEDGSIKAGLEDQLKGLRESKAFLFVNETKQPKGWKPADGNGGNNGGGKEDDGAAFGKRLAELNKANEGLDKARESYFG; this comes from the coding sequence ATGGATTGGCTGAAAAAACTGCTTGAGGCCGCAAACCTTAGCGCCGAGCAAGTCTCGGCGATCGAGAAGGGGGTGGCGGAGAACTACAAGTTGCACATCTCACCGGAGAAAGCCAAGGAGCTGACCGAGTTGAAAGCACAACTCGAAAAGGACATCAAGGACCGCGACAAACAGCTTACCGATCTTAAAGCGGCCGCTGGCAACAACGACGAGCTCAAAAAGCAGATCGAAACCTTGCAGACTGAAAACAAGACCAAGGAAACAGAGTATCAAGCCAAACTGAGCGACATGTCGGTGAACTCGGCAATCAAATTGGCGCTCGCAGGCAAGGCGCACGACCCTGATCTCATCGCCAACTTGCTCGACAAATCAAAAATCGAGGTCAACGAGGATGGGTCGATTAAGGCAGGCCTCGAAGACCAACTGAAAGGCCTGCGTGAAAGCAAGGCTTTTTTGTTTGTCAATGAAACCAAGCAACCGAAGGGCTGGAAGCCGGCTGATGGCAACGGCGGAAACAACGGCGGCGGGAAGGAAGATGATGGCGCCGCATTCGGCAAAAGACTGGCGGAGTTAAACAAGGCCAACGAAGGGCTTGATAAAGCCCGAGAATCCTACTTCGGGTAG
- a CDS encoding MmcB family DNA repair protein, producing the protein MSEKVRADQITHALQQRHREDLFITECKTGPTQITRDEKLLKFDALAIKKSWTQPCITGYEVKVDRQDFLRDEKWPGYMKHCHRFSFVCPHGLIQPEELPDDVGLIYYKPEKGTLYTKRKALYRNIVMSSDMLYYILLSRTESDRHPFFSTQREMLEAFVLDKAERRELSRHVNSKMKDELLELRSNLDTSSRKIERDRERLEILERTNDIILDIAGFSMYRQDSEEKLKEALAAGMSDGLKQKLIRLINGAKDIEKILGSGV; encoded by the coding sequence ATGAGCGAGAAGGTCCGCGCAGATCAGATCACGCACGCATTGCAACAGCGTCACCGCGAAGACCTGTTCATCACTGAATGCAAGACCGGTCCGACGCAGATCACACGCGACGAGAAGCTCTTGAAGTTCGACGCACTGGCGATCAAAAAGAGCTGGACACAGCCGTGCATCACTGGCTACGAGGTAAAAGTTGACCGCCAAGACTTCCTCCGCGACGAAAAATGGCCCGGCTACATGAAGCACTGTCACCGCTTCTCGTTCGTCTGCCCGCACGGCCTGATCCAGCCCGAAGAGTTGCCAGATGACGTAGGGCTGATCTACTACAAGCCGGAGAAGGGGACGCTCTACACGAAGCGCAAGGCGCTGTACCGCAACATTGTGATGAGCTCCGACATGCTCTACTACATCCTTCTTTCACGCACTGAGTCTGACCGCCATCCCTTCTTCTCGACTCAACGCGAAATGTTGGAGGCCTTTGTTCTGGACAAAGCTGAACGCCGTGAACTCTCGCGCCATGTAAACTCCAAGATGAAAGACGAATTGCTGGAACTGAGGAGCAATCTGGACACCTCATCGCGGAAAATCGAAAGGGATCGAGAAAGACTTGAAATTTTAGAACGCACCAACGACATCATCCTCGACATTGCAGGCTTCTCGATGTACCGGCAGGACAGTGAGGAGAAGTTGAAAGAAGCGCTAGCCGCTGGTATGTCGGACGGCTTGAAGCAGAAATTGATTCGCTTGATTAATGGCGCCAAGGACATTGAAAAAATCCTCGGTAGCGGGGTGTAG
- a CDS encoding DUF2829 domain-containing protein, with amino-acid sequence MIKYRKKTLIELVERAGCGGYTVQNEGQPGDRWTIPQDVFETTYEQAYPTSVEELAASGRSFDFGYALTLLKNGFRVARAGWNGKGMFAVYQKGYPDGIPCNKQTADAWGMQEGELFKVEPYLQLKMANGSHAMWNPNTLDILAEDWIVLAEAEAPELAHAGHHVVK; translated from the coding sequence ATGATCAAGTATCGCAAGAAAACGCTGATCGAACTGGTCGAGCGTGCCGGATGCGGTGGCTACACCGTGCAAAACGAAGGGCAGCCGGGTGACCGCTGGACGATCCCTCAAGACGTGTTCGAAACTACGTATGAACAGGCCTACCCGACATCCGTCGAAGAGCTGGCCGCAAGCGGTCGATCCTTCGACTTCGGCTATGCACTGACGTTGCTCAAAAACGGCTTCCGTGTCGCTCGCGCAGGATGGAACGGCAAGGGCATGTTCGCGGTGTATCAGAAAGGCTATCCGGACGGCATTCCGTGCAACAAACAGACCGCCGATGCTTGGGGAATGCAGGAAGGTGAGTTGTTCAAGGTCGAGCCGTACTTGCAACTGAAGATGGCGAACGGCTCTCACGCGATGTGGAATCCGAACACGCTGGACATTCTTGCGGAAGACTGGATCGTGCTTGCAGAGGCGGAGGCACCGGAGCTGGCACACGCTGGTCATCACGTTGTGAAATAG
- a CDS encoding PBSX family phage terminase large subunit yields MKTVKVGFNAHFREVNLTKKRYRVMKGSAGSGKSVNIAQNFIIKLSDPRYRGANLLVVRKVDATNRHSTYAELTGAVKRIYGSQWKKYWRMPQSRLEMECRATGNKIIFRGMKDAGSEEKIKSINFPSGKLTWIWVEEATELLESDIDILDDRLRGILSNPNLYYQMTFTFNPVSSTHWIKAKYFDVEHPDIFTHHSTYLTNRFIDDAYHRRMMMRKERDPDGYRVYGLGEWGELGGTILSNYTIHEFDIGFANFDSMSHGQDFGFNHANAILTLGFKDDEVYICSEIYVHEKHTGEIIQIANERRLDKRIPMHCDSSEPDRIKEWKQAGYKARAVKKEPGSVKAQIDWLKKHKIHIHPSCVNTIKEMQQWKWKLDHRSNTYLDEPVEAFDDAMAALRYGIEDFRRGPSMSFD; encoded by the coding sequence ATGAAGACTGTAAAAGTTGGATTCAACGCGCACTTTCGTGAAGTCAACCTAACCAAAAAGCGTTATCGAGTAATGAAAGGTTCCGCTGGATCGGGCAAGTCAGTGAACATCGCGCAGAACTTCATAATCAAACTTAGTGACCCGCGATATCGTGGTGCAAACCTGCTCGTTGTAAGGAAAGTCGATGCAACCAATAGACACTCCACTTATGCCGAGCTAACGGGTGCTGTGAAACGCATCTACGGTAGCCAATGGAAGAAATATTGGCGCATGCCACAGAGTCGGTTGGAAATGGAGTGCCGAGCAACAGGAAACAAAATCATTTTTCGCGGCATGAAGGACGCTGGGTCAGAGGAGAAAATCAAATCGATCAACTTCCCATCCGGCAAGCTTACGTGGATCTGGGTGGAAGAAGCTACCGAGTTACTTGAATCAGACATCGACATTCTCGACGACCGTTTGCGTGGTATCTTGTCGAATCCGAACCTCTATTACCAGATGACTTTCACATTCAACCCGGTCAGCTCGACGCACTGGATCAAAGCGAAGTATTTCGACGTTGAGCATCCAGACATTTTCACACATCACTCCACCTATTTGACCAATCGCTTCATCGACGATGCTTATCATCGCCGGATGATGATGCGAAAAGAGCGAGACCCGGACGGATATCGCGTTTACGGGCTGGGCGAATGGGGTGAACTGGGAGGTACTATTTTGAGCAATTACACGATCCACGAGTTTGACATCGGATTTGCTAACTTCGACAGCATGTCGCACGGGCAAGACTTCGGTTTCAATCACGCCAACGCCATTTTGACGCTAGGATTCAAAGATGATGAAGTGTACATCTGCTCGGAAATTTACGTTCACGAAAAGCACACTGGCGAGATTATCCAAATTGCCAACGAGAGAAGGTTGGATAAACGCATCCCGATGCATTGTGATTCGTCTGAGCCTGATCGTATCAAAGAATGGAAGCAAGCTGGGTACAAAGCTCGGGCTGTGAAAAAAGAGCCGGGCAGTGTCAAAGCGCAAATTGACTGGCTGAAAAAGCACAAAATCCACATCCATCCCAGTTGCGTCAACACTATCAAGGAGATGCAACAATGGAAATGGAAGCTCGATCACAGGTCAAACACCTACTTGGATGAGCCTGTGGAAGCATTTGACGACGCTATGGCAGCGTTGCGATATGGAATTGAAGACTTCCGCCGCGGCCCGTCGATGAGCTTTGACTAA
- a CDS encoding phage portal protein, protein MATETQRLSEIIAANAPLSLEQIIKLEIDEWKRSEHLKWMQEGRRYYRVDHEIRSRKRMMIGEGGMLQENKNLSNRKLIHSFVRKLVDQKIGYLLSKPISIQTGEKVYAELLADIFDKPFLRTMKNVGKDSISAGIGWLQVYYDENGILSFKRHRPEEIIPLWRDAEHTELDAVIRVYDVEQYVSSKKQTVTKVEFWDLRGVRRYTLNPPGLVSGVSGLVPDEDMPESGHFIVSQGDDDEVQTNWERIPFVPFKYNDDELPLIAALKSLVDEYDLQTSDNANNIADSPNSILVLKDYDGQDLGEFRRNLSQVRAIKVSGERGGVEPLSIDLNTDALEKHLDRIRKDIYEFGRGVDTQAERLGNSPSGEALKFLYQDLDLDANDIENEFQASLEQLLWFVDRHIFNTAGRDYSDEQVDFIFNRDIMINETEAVNNVRNSAGTVSEETLVANHPFVTDVSLELERLRKQRQSELDDPYAGGDEA, encoded by the coding sequence GTGGCGACAGAGACTCAACGTTTGTCGGAGATCATCGCAGCGAACGCTCCTTTGTCGCTGGAACAAATCATCAAGTTAGAGATTGATGAGTGGAAGCGATCGGAGCATTTGAAGTGGATGCAAGAAGGCCGCCGTTACTACAGAGTTGATCACGAGATCCGAAGTAGAAAACGGATGATGATTGGTGAGGGCGGGATGTTGCAAGAGAACAAGAACCTGTCAAACCGCAAACTTATCCATTCCTTTGTAAGAAAGCTTGTAGACCAAAAAATTGGTTATTTGCTTTCTAAGCCGATATCCATCCAGACTGGGGAAAAAGTATACGCTGAATTACTCGCGGACATTTTTGATAAGCCTTTCCTTCGAACGATGAAAAATGTCGGTAAAGACTCGATCAGCGCTGGTATCGGTTGGTTGCAGGTCTACTATGATGAGAACGGCATCCTGTCGTTCAAGCGTCACCGCCCGGAAGAGATCATCCCGTTGTGGCGGGACGCTGAGCACACTGAACTGGATGCAGTCATCCGCGTATACGATGTTGAACAGTACGTCTCATCGAAAAAACAAACGGTCACCAAGGTCGAGTTTTGGGATTTGAGAGGTGTTCGACGATATACTCTGAACCCTCCAGGGCTTGTGTCAGGCGTATCAGGTCTGGTTCCGGATGAGGACATGCCGGAAAGCGGACATTTCATCGTTTCGCAAGGCGATGATGACGAGGTTCAAACGAATTGGGAGCGCATCCCATTCGTTCCGTTCAAGTACAACGACGATGAGTTGCCGCTGATCGCTGCACTGAAATCGCTAGTAGATGAATATGACCTTCAAACGTCCGACAACGCAAACAACATTGCTGATTCTCCGAATTCAATACTCGTCTTGAAGGACTACGATGGTCAAGATCTCGGAGAATTTCGTCGTAATCTATCGCAAGTGCGAGCGATTAAAGTGAGTGGCGAGCGCGGTGGAGTAGAGCCTTTGTCGATCGATTTGAACACTGATGCTCTTGAAAAACACCTCGACCGGATTCGCAAGGACATATACGAATTCGGGCGTGGCGTGGATACTCAAGCTGAAAGACTCGGAAACAGTCCAAGTGGCGAAGCGTTGAAGTTCTTATATCAAGATCTCGATCTGGATGCAAATGACATCGAAAACGAGTTTCAAGCATCACTTGAACAGCTACTCTGGTTTGTCGATCGACACATCTTCAACACCGCTGGTCGTGATTACTCGGATGAACAAGTGGATTTCATTTTCAATCGAGACATCATGATCAACGAGACAGAAGCAGTAAACAATGTGCGCAACTCCGCCGGCACAGTGTCAGAAGAGACACTGGTTGCAAATCATCCGTTCGTGACAGATGTGAGTTTAGAGCTCGAGCGATTGCGAAAGCAAAGACAGAGTGAGTTGGACGACCCCTACGCGGGCGGTGACGAAGCGTGA